One genomic region from Planctomycetota bacterium encodes:
- a CDS encoding type II toxin-antitoxin system VapC family toxin encodes MILIDTQILVWATTGAVPVRPLHRKAMKRFETLHRDGVLVSAISVWEVALKAGRGSLIVNGSIEEWLSRVKRVSLLSLVPLTADVAVAAQTMFGDWPHRDPADRFILATAVTLDVQLLTTDAGIRRYASQHVIDID; translated from the coding sequence GTGATCCTCATCGACACGCAGATTCTCGTCTGGGCTACGACTGGAGCCGTGCCTGTCCGTCCGTTGCACCGGAAAGCAATGAAGCGATTCGAGACTTTGCACAGGGATGGAGTTCTTGTCAGCGCGATCAGCGTTTGGGAGGTAGCGTTGAAAGCAGGGCGCGGTTCGTTGATCGTTAACGGCTCGATCGAAGAGTGGCTGTCAAGAGTGAAACGGGTCTCGCTGCTCTCGCTTGTCCCGCTGACAGCGGACGTGGCGGTCGCAGCGCAGACCATGTTCGGCGACTGGCCGCATCGCGATCCTGCGGACCGGTTCATCCTCGCTACTGCTGTCACACTCGACGTTCAACTGCTCACCACTGATGCAGGTATCCGTCGCTATGCGTCTCAACACGTGATCGACATCGACTGA